CCCAGCCTTCCGAGGCGGTGGAGCGCCTTCTGCGCCGGGTCGGTGTGATGGATGAGTTCGAGGCGTCCAAGAAGAAGGCGGTGGCGCAGTAATTCAACCTGGCTGGACGTGCGGGAGGCATTCCGCCGGCCAAGAAAGGACGCTGGGCAGTGAAAGAGCTTGTCGAATATATCGCCAGATCGCTGGTCCAACATCCCGAACAGGTTCGCGTGCGGGAGAGGCAGTCGGGCCGCTCTGTAACCATCACGCTTCATGTGGCCTCGGACGATATCGGCCGCGTCATCGGCAAGAACGGACGCGTGGCCAATGCCATCCGCGCCCTTTTAAAGGTGCAGTCCTCGAAAGAGGGCAAGCGCGTGTTCCTGGAGATTGAATGAAGGGCCAGATGCCGGTGCAGGACGATCCCATACCAACAGAAACCGACGGGCAGGGAGTGGGGGGCTCAGAGGGGCGAAATGCTTCTGAGCCTCCTCGTTACCTGGCCGTGGCGCGCATCCGCCGGCCGTGGGGGGTGCGCGGCTTCGTCAAAATTGACGTGTGGACCGATTTCCCCGAACGCTTCCGCCGGCCCGGCCGCTTTTACGTCGGTGAGGATTACCGCCCCATCTGGCTGGAGCAGGGCCGCATCCTTAAGGGGCAGTGGTTGTTGAAATTCGCCGGCCATGATACCCCGGAGTCCAGCGGCGAACTGCGCGATCAGATCCTGTATATCCGCGTCGAAGATGCCATGCCGCTGGGCGAAGATGAGTACTATATCCACGAGATCATCGGGCTGGAAGTGTGGACGGACGCCGGCGAACGCCTGGGTCGGATCACGGAAGTCATCGAGACCGGCGCCAACGACGTCTACGTCGTGGACTGGCAGGGCAAACCCCTGCTCCTGCCAGCGATATCCCAGGTCGTCCTCTCTATTGACCGCCAGGCACGCTGCATGGTCGTCCACCTGATGGAAGGCCTGGTGCCTTGACAAACCCCCACAGAAATGATATCCTGGCCCCGTCACAGCGCAACGGTGGATAGCGCCATCAGGATTCCTGCAATGATGGACGAGCGGGCATATTGGTTGGGACTTCATATGGTGCCGGGCGTGGGGCCGGCGCGCTTTCGCCTCTTGCTCCAGGCCTTTGGGAGCATGTCGGCGGCCTGGGAGGCGCCGGCTGATTCCCTGCGGGAGGCCGGCCTGGACCGCCGCACCGTGGAGCAAATTACCTCCGCCCGCCGGCGGTTGGACCTGGAACGGGAATGCGAACGCCTGGCGGAGCGCGGCATCACCATCCTGACCTGGGATGACCCGCAGTATCCCCGCTTACTGCGCGCGGTGGACAGCGCGCCGCCGGTGCTGTTCGTGCAGGGCGAGCTGACGCCGGCGGACGAATGGGCGCTGGCCGTGGTGGGCACGCGCTATGCCACGGGCTACGGCCGTGAGGTCACACGCCGGCTGGTGACGCCGCTGGCGAAGATGGGCGTCACCATTGTCAGCGGCCTGGCGCTGGGCATTGACGGCGAGGCGCACCGCGCCGCGCTGGAGGCCGGCGGGCGCACCATCGCGGTCCTGGCGTGCGGCTTGGACCAGATATATCCACCCGAGCACCGCCGGCTGGCCCAGGAAATCGTCGAGCACGGCGCCCTGCTCTCGGAATATCCGCTTGGCACTCTGCCGGAGCGCCGTAATTTCCCGCCCCGCAATCGGCTCATCAGCGGTTTGGCGCGCGCCACACTGGTGGTAGAGGCCGGCAGTCAGAGCGGCGCGCTCATCACCGCCCGATTTGCCGCCGAGCAGGGCCGGGATGTCTTTGCCGTGCCCGGCAGTATCCTTTCCCCTCGTCAGTCCGGCACCAACTGGCTCATTCAAGAGGGCGCTATCCCTGTGGTGAGCCATGAGGATATCGTGCGCTGTCTGCAGTTGGAAATGCTGCCGGCCAAGCAGGAGGCACAGCGCGTCCTGGACATCTCGCCGGCAGAGAGCGCCTTGCTCGCCTGCCTGGGCGAGGAACCGATGCACATTGACGAGCTGGGCCGGCGCTCTGGGCTTACCATTGATGTGGTCAGCAGTACCCTCACCATCATGGAACTGAAGGGGCTGGTGCGGCAGATGGGCGGCATGCAGTATGTCAGCACGGTGCAAACGCCCTTGGACCGCCCCACCGGCCCTTCCAGACCACTTCGTGAATGAGGTTCCCTATGACGGAAGAGACCCTGGAGGCTTACTGCCTGAAATGTCGGATGAAGGTGCCCCTGGCAGACCCTGTCCCGACGTTCAACAAGAGGGGCCAGCCCATCACCCGGGGGCGCTGTCCGCAGTGCGGCACAACGTTGACGCGCCTCGGCCGCACGCCGGCGCATGAGAACCTGGCGCCGCCGGACCCGCCCGAGCGCTCCGGCAAGCTGGTGATTGTGGAGTCGCCGGCGAAGGCGCGCACCGTGGGCCGCTTCCTGGGTAAAGGATATAAGGTGGAAGCGTCTATCGGCCATGTGCGCGACCTCCTGCGCTCGCGGCTTTCGGTGGATGTGGAGGATAACTTCAGGCCCCAGTACCGCGTCCCCAACGAGAAAAAAGCGGTGGTGAAGAAGCTGGCGCAGGAGGCCGAGAAGGCGGAGGAGATTTACCTGGCCACTGACCCGGACCGGGAAGGAGAGGCCATCGCCTGGCACCTCTTGGAGGCGGCCAAGATTGATCCCTCCCGGGCGCGGCGGGTGGTCTTCCATGAGATCACCCGCGATGCCATCGAGGAGGCGTTTGCCAACCCGCGCGACATCAACCAGAACCTGGTGAACGCCCAGCAGGCGCGCCGCATCTTGGACCGGCTGGTCGGATATCAGATCAGCCCTCTGCTGTGGGAACGCGTGCGCAACCGCACCACCGCCGGCCGCGTGCAGTCCGTCGCCGTGCGCCTCATCGTCGAGCGGGAGCGCGAGATCCAATCCTTCGTCCCGCAGGAGTACTGGTCCATCAGCGCCGAGCTGGCCAAGCATGAAGAACCTGTCCCGAAGTCACGCAAGACCTTCATTGCGAAGCTGGCGCGCATTCGAGGCGCTGAGGTAGACCTCAAGAACGAGGCGGAGACCCGCCAGGTCATCGAGGAGCTGGAGCGCTCGCTGTACCGCGTGGCGGGGATCAAGCGCGGCCAGCGCAAGCGCCGGCCCTCTCCGCCTTTCACCACGAGCACCATGCAGCAGGAAGCCTCACGCCGGCTGGGCTTCACCGCCAAGCGCACCATGGCCGTGGCGCAGGCCCTGTACGAGGGCATCCCTCTTGGCGATAAAGAGGGGCCGGTGGGCCTCATCACCTATATGCGTACCGATTCGGTGCATGTCGCCGAGGTTGCCCAGCGGGAAGCGCGCCAATTTATCCAGCAGGCATTCGGGGAATCGTACCTGCCCCCACACCCCCCGGTCTATAAGACGAAGGTGAAGGGCGCACAGGAGGCCCATGAAGCTATCCGCCCGACCTCGGTGTTCCGCACGCCGGAAAAGGTGCGTCCGTACCTGAATCGCGATCAGTTCCGCCTATACGAGTTGATCTGGAAGCGGTTTGTGGCGAGCCAGATGGCGCCGGCGGAGCTGGACACGCTGACGGTGGACATTCACGCCGGCCCTTCTCCGGAGCAAATGCCCTACCTTTTCCGGGTGAGCGGCTCGTCGGTGCGCTTCTCCGGCTTCCTGGCGGTATATGAGGAAGCGCGGGATGAGGACGCGGCGCCGGCGGAGGGCGAAAGCCCCATTGACCTGCCGCCGCTGGAAAAGGGGGACCCGCTGGACCTTATCCGCCTACTGCCGGAACAGCATTTCACCCAGCCGCCGCCGCGCTACACCGAGGCCACGCTGGTGCGCGCCCTGGAGGAGCGCGGCATCGGCCGGCCGAGCACCTACGCGCCCATCATCTCCACCATCCAGGCGCGCGGCTACGTGGAACGGGTGGACCGCCGGCTGGTGCCCACGCAGTTGGGCATGATCGTGAATGACCTGCTGGTGGAGCATTTCCCGGACATTGTGGACTACGATTTCACGGCTCGGATGGAGGAGAACCTGGACCGCATCGCGGCCGGCGAGGTCGACTGGGTGCCCGTGCTCAAGGACTTCTACGCCGGGTTCTCCCAGGAGCTGGAAAAGGCCCGCCAGACCATGCAGAAGATCGAGCTGGATGAGGGGGTCACCGACGAGGTCTGCGAGCAGTGCGGCAGTCCCATGGTCATCAAGTACGGGCGGTTTGGCAAGTTCCTGGCCTGCAGTAATTACCCGGCCTGCAAGAATACAAAGTCGTATGCCGAAAAGGTCGGGGCGCGCTGTCCGGAGTGCGGGGGAGACCTGGTGAAGCGGCGCACCCGCCGCGGCCGCACTTTCTACGGCTGTTCCAATTATCCAGCCTGCGGTTTTACCATCTGGAAGGAACCGTTATCCACAGCTTGTCCACAATGCGGCGGCCTGCTGGTGGTGGACCGGAAGGGATGGGCCAAGTGCTACCACTGTCAGGAAGAGTTCGAGATCGATTCTCTGCCCGTGGGCGAGGCGGTGAGCGAATAGGGGGCGGATGTGGCGCGGAGAGGACGCGCAACCAATGAAGAAGAGCGGCCGGCGCTCCAGCCCACGCTGGAAGCCTGCCTCCAGCGCTTCCTCACCTACCTGATGGCGGAGCGCAACGCCTCGACCTATACCCTGCGCAATTACCAGCGCGAGGTGCAGGAATTCCTGGAGTTCGTCCAGGAAGAGGGCGTTTCCGACCTGAATCAGGTCACCCGTGCCGTGGCCCGGCGGTATATTGCCTGGCTGGGCAGTAAGGAATATGCCCAGGCGAGCGTGGCACGCCGCGTCTCGGAGGTGCGCTCGTTCTTCCGCTATCTGCAGAGGATCCACTGGGTGGTGGCGAACCCCTTTGAGCGGGTCGCCGGCCCCAAGCTTCCCCGCCGCCTGCCCCAGTACCTGACGGTGGAAGAGGTGGAGCGCCTGCTGGCCGCGCCGGACCTTTCGACGCCGCTGGGCATCCGCAACGCGGCCATTCTCGAGGTACTGTATTCCGCTGGCGTGCGCATCAGCGAGCTGGTCTCCCTGAATGTCAGCAGTGTCAACCTGGCGGCGGGGGAGATTCGCGTCTGGGGGAAGGGGGCCAAAGAGCGTGTGGCGTTCCTGGGGCGCCAGGCCCAGGCCGCGCTAGCACGTTATTTGCAGGAAGCGCGTCCCAAACTCGCCGCCGGCAGTCGGCACGGCCGGCCGTCGCCGGCGCTGTTCCTGAACCAGCGGGGGGAGCGCCTCTCGGCGCGAGGAGTGCAGGGCATCTTGCAGGAGCTGGCGCGCGCCGCCGGCATCGAGAAAAGGGTTACCCCGCATGTACTGCGGCATTCCTTCGCCACTCATCTGCTGGAGGGCGGCGCCGATCTGCGCGCGGTGCAGGAAATGCTCGGGCATGCCAACCTGTACACCACGCAGATTTACACCCATGTCAGTCAGCGCCACATGCGCAGGGTCTATTTGCAAGCGCATCCGCGCGCCGGCGGCGAAGAGCCGGCCGATATCGCCCACGTTCCCGATTCACCCACGCCGTCACAAAAGAAGGAGGAATCATGATTCCCGAACGATTGGCCCGTCTGCGGCAGAAGATGCAGGAGCTGGGTGTGGATACCTTTATGGTGACCCAGCCGGAGAACCGGCGCTATCTGAGCGGCTTCACCGGCTCCGCCGGCGTGCTGTTCATCACCCAGGAAGCCGCCCTGATCGCCACCGATTTTCGGTATTATGAGCAGTCCCGCCAGGAAGCCCCCCTGTTCGAGCTGGTCAAGATCGAGGGCAAGCTCGAAGAGCTGTTGCCCCATATCCTGGAGCGTCTGGGCTCGCGCAAGGTGGCGTTCGAGGGCGATCACCTGACGTATGACGCGTACACCACGTACCGACAGGCCATCCCAGAGCAGATTGACCTGGTGTCCACCAAGGATGTGGTGCGCTGGCTGAGGGCGGTCAAGGAACCAGAGGAGATCGCGGCGATCCGCAAGGCGGTGGCGCTGACCGATCGGGCCTTTGACATCTTGCGGGAGATGATGCAGCCGGGCATGATCGAGCGGGAGCTGGCTTGGAAGCTGGAGCAGGAGATGCGGCAGGCCGGCGCTGAGAAACTGTCCTTCGACGTCATCCTGGCCGGCGGGCCGGCGTCTGCCATGGCGCATGCGAAGGCGAGCGAGCGGCCTCTGCAGGCCGGCCAGCCCGTCGTCATCGACACCGGCTGTGTGTGGCAGGGCTACTGCTCCGATTTGACCCGTACCGTTATCCTGGGGGAACCGGATGCGCGCTTCATGGAGATATACGGGATTGTGCGGCAGGCGCAGGAGCGCGCCCAAGCGAACCTCCGGGCCGGCATGAAGGGCAACGAGGCGCATGCGCTGGCGGAGGAGGTCATCGAGCGGGCCGGCTACGGCGATGCCTTCGGCCATGGGCTGGGGCACGGCGTGGGGCTGGCCATTCACGAACTGCCTGTGCTCAGCCCGCTTTCCGACCACACCCTGGAGGCCGGCATGGTCTTCAGCGTGGAGCCTGGCATCTATCTCCCCGAGTGGGGTGGGGTGCGCATCGAGGACCTTGTCTTGCTGACGGAGCAGGGCGTTGAGGTGCTCAGCCAGGCGAAAAAGGAGCCGGTCATCCCCATCCGCTGACTGAGGTAACAGTCAGGTGACAGTCACCTTACAAGTGACTGTCACCTTTCATGGGGCCTCTGGCGCGTTCCCGAGGCCAACACGCCTCCTGAATGTAGTTGACAAGAATGGGCTTTGCTGGTAATATAGCGAATAT
The sequence above is a segment of the Anaerolineae bacterium genome. Coding sequences within it:
- a CDS encoding KH domain-containing protein, giving the protein MKELVEYIARSLVQHPEQVRVRERQSGRSVTITLHVASDDIGRVIGKNGRVANAIRALLKVQSSKEGKRVFLEIE
- the rimM gene encoding 16S rRNA processing protein RimM, with product MKGQMPVQDDPIPTETDGQGVGGSEGRNASEPPRYLAVARIRRPWGVRGFVKIDVWTDFPERFRRPGRFYVGEDYRPIWLEQGRILKGQWLLKFAGHDTPESSGELRDQILYIRVEDAMPLGEDEYYIHEIIGLEVWTDAGERLGRITEVIETGANDVYVVDWQGKPLLLPAISQVVLSIDRQARCMVVHLMEGLVP
- the dprA gene encoding DNA-protecting protein DprA yields the protein MDERAYWLGLHMVPGVGPARFRLLLQAFGSMSAAWEAPADSLREAGLDRRTVEQITSARRRLDLERECERLAERGITILTWDDPQYPRLLRAVDSAPPVLFVQGELTPADEWALAVVGTRYATGYGREVTRRLVTPLAKMGVTIVSGLALGIDGEAHRAALEAGGRTIAVLACGLDQIYPPEHRRLAQEIVEHGALLSEYPLGTLPERRNFPPRNRLISGLARATLVVEAGSQSGALITARFAAEQGRDVFAVPGSILSPRQSGTNWLIQEGAIPVVSHEDIVRCLQLEMLPAKQEAQRVLDISPAESALLACLGEEPMHIDELGRRSGLTIDVVSSTLTIMELKGLVRQMGGMQYVSTVQTPLDRPTGPSRPLRE
- the topA gene encoding type I DNA topoisomerase, with the translated sequence MKVPLADPVPTFNKRGQPITRGRCPQCGTTLTRLGRTPAHENLAPPDPPERSGKLVIVESPAKARTVGRFLGKGYKVEASIGHVRDLLRSRLSVDVEDNFRPQYRVPNEKKAVVKKLAQEAEKAEEIYLATDPDREGEAIAWHLLEAAKIDPSRARRVVFHEITRDAIEEAFANPRDINQNLVNAQQARRILDRLVGYQISPLLWERVRNRTTAGRVQSVAVRLIVEREREIQSFVPQEYWSISAELAKHEEPVPKSRKTFIAKLARIRGAEVDLKNEAETRQVIEELERSLYRVAGIKRGQRKRRPSPPFTTSTMQQEASRRLGFTAKRTMAVAQALYEGIPLGDKEGPVGLITYMRTDSVHVAEVAQREARQFIQQAFGESYLPPHPPVYKTKVKGAQEAHEAIRPTSVFRTPEKVRPYLNRDQFRLYELIWKRFVASQMAPAELDTLTVDIHAGPSPEQMPYLFRVSGSSVRFSGFLAVYEEARDEDAAPAEGESPIDLPPLEKGDPLDLIRLLPEQHFTQPPPRYTEATLVRALEERGIGRPSTYAPIISTIQARGYVERVDRRLVPTQLGMIVNDLLVEHFPDIVDYDFTARMEENLDRIAAGEVDWVPVLKDFYAGFSQELEKARQTMQKIELDEGVTDEVCEQCGSPMVIKYGRFGKFLACSNYPACKNTKSYAEKVGARCPECGGDLVKRRTRRGRTFYGCSNYPACGFTIWKEPLSTACPQCGGLLVVDRKGWAKCYHCQEEFEIDSLPVGEAVSE
- the xerC gene encoding tyrosine recombinase XerC, which translates into the protein MAERNASTYTLRNYQREVQEFLEFVQEEGVSDLNQVTRAVARRYIAWLGSKEYAQASVARRVSEVRSFFRYLQRIHWVVANPFERVAGPKLPRRLPQYLTVEEVERLLAAPDLSTPLGIRNAAILEVLYSAGVRISELVSLNVSSVNLAAGEIRVWGKGAKERVAFLGRQAQAALARYLQEARPKLAAGSRHGRPSPALFLNQRGERLSARGVQGILQELARAAGIEKRVTPHVLRHSFATHLLEGGADLRAVQEMLGHANLYTTQIYTHVSQRHMRRVYLQAHPRAGGEEPADIAHVPDSPTPSQKKEES
- a CDS encoding aminopeptidase P family protein produces the protein MIPERLARLRQKMQELGVDTFMVTQPENRRYLSGFTGSAGVLFITQEAALIATDFRYYEQSRQEAPLFELVKIEGKLEELLPHILERLGSRKVAFEGDHLTYDAYTTYRQAIPEQIDLVSTKDVVRWLRAVKEPEEIAAIRKAVALTDRAFDILREMMQPGMIERELAWKLEQEMRQAGAEKLSFDVILAGGPASAMAHAKASERPLQAGQPVVIDTGCVWQGYCSDLTRTVILGEPDARFMEIYGIVRQAQERAQANLRAGMKGNEAHALAEEVIERAGYGDAFGHGLGHGVGLAIHELPVLSPLSDHTLEAGMVFSVEPGIYLPEWGGVRIEDLVLLTEQGVEVLSQAKKEPVIPIR